The Streptomyces luteogriseus genome includes a window with the following:
- a CDS encoding nitroreductase family deazaflavin-dependent oxidoreductase yields MRGARVVQKVSSTRGFARVAPHVVPALDRAVHRLTRGRVLLSAQLLPGVVLTSTGARSGLPRRTPLACMPEDGGRCWILVGSNFGRPGHPAWSHNLLAHPDAEISWKGRDVPVTARLLAGEERAAAWQALLRFWPPYAAYQARVEREIRVFRLVRR; encoded by the coding sequence GTGAGGGGTGCGCGTGTGGTGCAGAAGGTGTCGTCGACCAGGGGCTTCGCCCGCGTGGCACCGCATGTGGTGCCCGCCCTCGACCGTGCCGTCCACCGGCTCACCAGGGGGCGGGTGCTGCTCAGCGCGCAACTGCTCCCCGGGGTGGTGCTGACCTCGACCGGGGCGCGCAGCGGACTGCCCCGCCGTACCCCCCTGGCCTGCATGCCCGAGGACGGCGGGCGCTGCTGGATCCTCGTCGGGTCCAACTTCGGGCGGCCCGGGCACCCCGCCTGGAGTCACAACCTGCTGGCGCATCCCGATGCGGAGATCAGCTGGAAGGGCCGGGACGTCCCGGTCACGGCCCGGCTGCTGGCGGGGGAGGAACGGGCTGCCGCGTGGCAGGCGCTGCTGCGGTTCTGGCCGCCCTACGCGGCGTACCAGGCGCGGGTGGAGCGGGAGATCCGGGTGTTCCGCCTCGTGCGGCGTTGA
- a CDS encoding TetR family transcriptional regulator, giving the protein MTGQVRTVDGRVAGRRGQATRQKLLDCLSEMLSSSPYRDVKVIDVARKAGTSPATFYQYFPDVEGAVLEIAEQMATEGAALTELLEGRSWAGKAGWQTAQELVDGFLEFWRKNDAILRVVDLGAAEGDKRFYKLRMKILNSVNNSLADAVAELQAKGRVDKDVNPAAVAGSLVAMLAAVASHQKGFSSWGVKQAELKPNLALLVHLGVTGRKPTK; this is encoded by the coding sequence ATGACAGGACAAGTGCGTACCGTCGACGGCCGCGTGGCCGGCCGACGTGGGCAGGCGACCCGGCAGAAGCTGCTCGACTGCCTCAGCGAGATGCTCAGCTCCTCCCCGTACCGCGACGTCAAAGTCATCGATGTCGCCCGGAAAGCGGGCACTTCACCCGCGACCTTCTACCAGTACTTCCCGGACGTCGAGGGCGCCGTCCTGGAGATCGCCGAGCAAATGGCCACCGAGGGCGCCGCGTTGACGGAGCTCCTGGAGGGCCGCTCCTGGGCCGGCAAGGCCGGCTGGCAGACGGCGCAGGAGCTCGTCGACGGCTTCCTGGAGTTCTGGCGCAAGAACGACGCGATCCTCCGGGTCGTCGATCTCGGCGCCGCCGAGGGCGACAAGCGCTTCTACAAACTCCGGATGAAGATCCTCAACTCGGTGAACAACTCCCTGGCGGACGCCGTCGCCGAGCTCCAGGCCAAGGGCAGGGTCGACAAGGACGTGAACCCGGCGGCCGTCGCCGGCTCGCTGGTCGCGATGCTCGCGGCTGTCGCCTCCCACCAGAAGGGCTTCTCCTCCTGGGGCGTGAAGCAGGCCGAACTGAAGCCGAACCTCGCCCTGTTGGTGCACCTGGGCGTCACCGGCCGGAAGCCGACGAAGTAG
- a CDS encoding VOC family protein, with protein MAENRASVYGEGVPCWVDAQLRDVEAGKRFYGELFGWTFEDEWFGSFTEALKDGEPVAALVRKVDGRLPTVWTVYFATPDAPALARRIRDAGGQIVSAPVPAGELGVTALVTDPEGAVFALWQPEEHPGFGKRHEPGTFAWAELYARDTEAANAFYGDLFREALFGPDAAPDFGRAPVTDVYPAEMPPHFLVHFAVEDVAAALEDVTRLGGRVQVPPFETSYGEVAVVTDNQGASFALLHR; from the coding sequence ATGGCCGAAAACAGGGCATCGGTGTACGGAGAGGGCGTCCCCTGCTGGGTGGACGCGCAGCTTCGTGACGTCGAGGCGGGCAAGCGGTTCTACGGTGAACTTTTCGGGTGGACCTTCGAGGACGAGTGGTTCGGCTCCTTCACCGAGGCGCTGAAGGACGGCGAACCGGTGGCCGCCCTCGTCCGCAAGGTGGACGGACGGCTGCCCACCGTCTGGACGGTGTACTTCGCGACCCCGGACGCCCCGGCCCTGGCCCGGCGCATCCGGGACGCGGGCGGGCAGATCGTCTCGGCGCCGGTGCCGGCCGGGGAACTGGGCGTCACCGCGCTCGTCACCGACCCCGAGGGCGCCGTCTTCGCCCTGTGGCAGCCGGAGGAGCACCCCGGGTTCGGCAAACGGCACGAGCCGGGCACCTTCGCCTGGGCCGAGCTGTACGCCCGGGACACCGAGGCGGCCAACGCCTTCTACGGCGACCTCTTCCGGGAGGCCCTGTTCGGGCCGGACGCGGCACCCGACTTCGGCCGCGCCCCCGTGACCGACGTGTACCCGGCCGAGATGCCGCCCCACTTCCTCGTCCACTTCGCCGTCGAGGACGTGGCGGCCGCGCTGGAGGACGTGACGCGGCTCGGCGGCCGGGTCCAGGTTCCGCCTTTCGAGACGTCGTACGGCGAGGTCGCCGTCGTCACCGACAATCAGGGGGCGTCCTTCGCGCTGCTGCACCGCTGA
- a CDS encoding serine/threonine-protein kinase yields the protein MVDQLTQHDPRRIGPFEVLGRLGAGGMGLVYLARSASGRRVAIKTVRTELAEDQLFRVRFTREVEAARAVSGFYTAAVVDADPRAAVPWLATAYVPAPSLEEIVNDCGPMPAQAVRWLAAGVAEALQSIHGAGLVHRDLKPSNVLVVEDGPRVIDFGIASGVSNTRLTMTNVAVGTPAYMSPEQAKDSRSVTGASDVFSLGSMLVFAATGHPPFHGANPVETVFMLLREGPDLEGLPDELRPLIESCMQMDATARPNPADLQSQLAPHLFGSGSDDSGTASAWLPERAVSLIESRRNGRPAGKPAPGAGRSGGGRPAPGPAPVPPPPSHDPVVPVPAPAGGPDTGPVRLAGAPVPIGPGPRVADVRAAAVMAPRPEAALAASWSKPRPGVNGTDPAVGPAVAAPPAPAAPPEQAGGWRPWRFRMSNDVWGTPSVADDLVYVTSFEVHALDVATGRRRFKTRDVAWSMAVADGRIHASDGPTLFALDAREGADLWRLQTDAWVYSLQAGRGTVVTGTRGGGVQGWEASGGQKLWEITGCQSDFESPEAGPALHDGTVYVWQDARLRVLDARTGEERWSYPIGDAASCGGVPIRLTQATDGYVYVCAGTRVLALDVAAGHVKWHFEAPAVFLCPPTFVPGPAVTGGGIYLADYLGTVYALDATDGRDRWRIATESRSSVDSVLVAAGHVHVGSGKGLYTLDAVTGTPKWRFQAGGDIVGTPSVAEGRIHFGSTDHLLYTLKADDGRLRWKLATGGEITGSPVVRDGVVYACSKDRCVYALDAEKGTGTARTT from the coding sequence GTGGTGGATCAGCTGACGCAGCACGATCCGCGGCGGATCGGGCCGTTCGAGGTGCTGGGACGGCTGGGTGCCGGCGGCATGGGGCTGGTCTATCTCGCGCGTTCGGCGTCCGGCCGGCGCGTGGCGATCAAGACCGTCCGGACGGAGCTGGCCGAGGACCAGCTGTTCCGGGTCCGCTTCACGCGTGAGGTGGAGGCGGCACGCGCCGTCTCCGGCTTCTACACGGCCGCGGTCGTGGACGCCGACCCGCGTGCCGCCGTGCCGTGGCTGGCCACCGCGTACGTCCCCGCGCCCTCCCTCGAGGAGATAGTGAACGACTGCGGGCCGATGCCGGCCCAGGCGGTGCGCTGGCTGGCGGCGGGTGTGGCCGAGGCGCTTCAGTCCATCCACGGTGCGGGTCTGGTGCACCGGGACCTCAAGCCGTCGAACGTCCTCGTCGTGGAGGACGGCCCCCGGGTGATCGACTTCGGTATCGCGTCGGGTGTGTCGAACACGCGTTTGACCATGACGAACGTCGCCGTCGGTACCCCCGCCTACATGTCGCCCGAGCAGGCCAAGGACTCCCGCAGCGTCACCGGCGCCAGCGACGTCTTCTCCCTCGGCTCGATGCTGGTCTTCGCCGCCACCGGACACCCGCCCTTCCACGGCGCCAATCCGGTCGAGACGGTCTTCATGCTGCTGCGCGAGGGCCCGGACCTGGAAGGACTCCCGGACGAACTGCGTCCGCTCATCGAGTCCTGTATGCAGATGGACGCGACGGCCCGCCCCAACCCGGCCGACCTCCAGTCCCAGCTGGCCCCGCACCTCTTCGGCTCCGGCTCCGACGACAGCGGCACGGCCTCCGCGTGGCTGCCCGAGCGGGCCGTGAGCCTGATCGAGTCCCGCCGCAACGGCCGCCCGGCCGGCAAGCCCGCCCCCGGCGCGGGCCGCAGCGGTGGCGGACGCCCCGCCCCGGGCCCCGCGCCCGTCCCGCCCCCGCCCTCGCACGACCCCGTCGTGCCCGTGCCCGCGCCCGCCGGTGGCCCCGACACCGGCCCGGTGCGCCTCGCCGGCGCCCCGGTGCCCATCGGCCCGGGCCCGCGCGTCGCCGACGTGCGCGCCGCCGCCGTCATGGCGCCCCGGCCGGAGGCCGCCCTCGCCGCTTCCTGGTCCAAGCCCCGCCCCGGTGTCAACGGCACGGACCCCGCCGTGGGCCCCGCCGTCGCCGCCCCTCCGGCCCCGGCCGCGCCCCCGGAGCAGGCCGGTGGCTGGCGGCCCTGGCGCTTCCGCATGTCCAACGACGTCTGGGGCACGCCCTCGGTCGCCGACGACCTGGTCTACGTCACCTCCTTCGAGGTGCACGCCCTGGACGTCGCCACCGGCCGCCGCCGCTTCAAGACCCGGGACGTCGCCTGGTCCATGGCGGTCGCGGACGGCCGTATCCACGCCTCCGACGGGCCCACCCTGTTCGCCCTGGACGCCCGTGAGGGCGCCGACCTGTGGCGGCTGCAGACGGACGCCTGGGTCTACTCGCTCCAGGCCGGCCGCGGCACCGTCGTCACCGGCACCCGCGGCGGCGGCGTCCAGGGCTGGGAGGCCTCCGGCGGCCAGAAGCTCTGGGAGATCACCGGCTGCCAGTCCGACTTCGAGTCCCCCGAGGCCGGACCCGCCCTGCACGACGGCACGGTCTATGTGTGGCAGGACGCCCGGCTGCGTGTCCTGGACGCCCGCACCGGCGAGGAGCGCTGGTCGTACCCGATCGGCGACGCGGCGTCCTGCGGCGGCGTGCCGATCCGCCTCACCCAGGCCACCGACGGCTACGTCTACGTCTGCGCCGGCACCCGCGTCCTCGCCCTGGACGTGGCCGCCGGACACGTGAAGTGGCACTTCGAGGCCCCGGCCGTGTTCCTCTGCCCGCCCACCTTCGTCCCCGGCCCGGCCGTCACCGGCGGCGGCATCTACCTCGCCGACTACCTCGGCACGGTCTACGCCCTCGACGCCACCGACGGCCGTGACCGCTGGCGCATCGCCACCGAGTCCCGCTCCTCCGTCGACTCCGTGCTGGTCGCGGCCGGCCATGTCCACGTGGGCAGCGGCAAGGGCCTCTACACCCTCGACGCGGTCACCGGCACGCCCAAGTGGCGCTTCCAGGCGGGCGGCGACATCGTGGGCACCCCCTCGGTGGCCGAGGGCCGGATCCACTTCGGCTCCACCGACCACCTGCTCTACACCCTGAAGGCCGACGACGGCCGGCTGCGCTGGAAACTCGCCACCGGCGGCGAGATCACCGGCTCCCCGGTCGTCCGGGACGGGGTGGTGTACGCGTGCAGCAAGGACCGCTGTGTGTACGCACTGGACGCGGAGAAGGGCACGGGCACGGCGCGCACCACCTGA
- a CDS encoding alpha/beta fold hydrolase, producing MIDVNGIQLHIAEQGEGPLVVLLHGFPESWHSWRHQFGPLAEAGFQVVAPDQRGYGGSDRPEDVSAYSILHLVGDVVGLIHALGEERAFVVGHDWGAPVAWHTALLRPDVVRGVAGLSVPPPFRGSRPPLQTMQERFQGRFYWNYFNRPGVAEAEFADTRTTLRKLLYSASGDAPGAGRPEQALVDLERGWLTDAPDPEVLPGWLTEEDLDVLTESFEPGFTGALNWYRNLDRNWELTAPWQGAVVSPPALYVYGDRDLVPAFPGTPELIERLPELMPDLRRKPLVLPGCGHWTQQERPAEVNEALIDFLTELRG from the coding sequence ATGATCGACGTCAATGGCATACAGCTGCACATCGCGGAGCAGGGCGAGGGCCCGCTCGTGGTGCTGCTGCACGGATTCCCGGAGTCCTGGCACTCCTGGCGGCACCAGTTCGGTCCGCTGGCCGAGGCCGGTTTCCAGGTGGTCGCGCCCGACCAGCGCGGATACGGCGGCAGTGACCGCCCCGAGGACGTATCCGCGTACAGCATCCTCCACCTGGTGGGGGACGTGGTCGGGCTGATCCACGCGCTGGGCGAGGAACGGGCGTTCGTCGTCGGGCACGACTGGGGCGCGCCGGTGGCCTGGCACACCGCGCTGCTGCGGCCGGACGTGGTGCGCGGTGTGGCGGGGCTGAGCGTGCCGCCGCCTTTCCGTGGGAGCCGGCCTCCGCTTCAGACCATGCAGGAGCGGTTCCAGGGCCGCTTCTACTGGAACTACTTCAACCGGCCCGGAGTGGCGGAGGCCGAGTTCGCCGACACCCGCACGACCCTGCGCAAGCTGCTGTACTCCGCCTCCGGTGACGCGCCGGGCGCCGGGCGCCCCGAGCAGGCCCTGGTCGACCTGGAGCGCGGCTGGCTCACGGACGCGCCGGACCCCGAGGTGCTGCCCGGCTGGCTCACCGAGGAGGACCTCGACGTGCTGACCGAGAGCTTCGAGCCCGGCTTCACCGGCGCCCTCAACTGGTACCGCAACCTGGACCGCAACTGGGAGCTGACGGCCCCCTGGCAGGGCGCGGTCGTGTCCCCGCCCGCGCTGTACGTGTACGGCGACCGGGACCTGGTCCCGGCCTTCCCGGGGACGCCCGAACTGATCGAGCGGCTGCCGGAGTTGATGCCGGACCTGCGCCGCAAGCCGCTCGTGCTGCCGGGCTGCGGCCACTGGACGCAGCAGGAGCGCCCCGCCGAGGTGAACGAGGCGCTGATCGACTTCCTGACGGAGCTGCGGGGCTGA
- a CDS encoding enoyl-CoA hydratase/isomerase family protein, whose translation MSSVLVRADRDSGVAVVTLNRPERLNAVDLAMADELASVWHELRFDDTVRAIVLTGAGDRAFCTGIDRNAVVPQPNSPYAQDDPLLGIGPKANDLWKPVVAAVRGMACGGAFYLLGEAEFLVADTTATFFDPHTTYGMVSAYESVLMAQRMPYGEVARMALMGTAERISARRAYEVGLVSELVAEGEALEAANSCAAVLAGYPTEAVQGTVRALWAASEAGRSQGVAQAPHLIALGNAAGERQARLYGERSREYRLRE comes from the coding sequence ATGAGCAGCGTGCTCGTACGCGCCGACCGGGACAGCGGGGTCGCCGTGGTGACGCTGAACCGGCCCGAGCGGCTCAACGCCGTCGACCTCGCCATGGCCGATGAACTCGCCTCCGTCTGGCACGAGTTGCGGTTCGATGACACCGTGCGCGCGATCGTCCTCACCGGGGCCGGTGACCGCGCCTTCTGCACCGGCATCGACCGGAACGCCGTCGTGCCGCAGCCGAACTCGCCGTACGCGCAGGACGATCCCCTGCTCGGCATCGGCCCCAAGGCGAACGACCTGTGGAAACCGGTCGTCGCCGCCGTGCGCGGCATGGCCTGCGGCGGCGCCTTCTACCTGCTCGGCGAGGCCGAGTTCCTCGTCGCGGACACCACCGCCACCTTCTTCGACCCGCACACCACCTACGGCATGGTCAGCGCCTACGAGTCCGTCCTGATGGCGCAGCGCATGCCGTACGGGGAGGTCGCCCGGATGGCGTTGATGGGGACGGCGGAACGGATCTCGGCCCGGCGGGCGTACGAGGTCGGGCTTGTGTCGGAACTCGTGGCGGAGGGCGAGGCCCTGGAGGCGGCGAACTCGTGCGCCGCCGTTCTCGCCGGGTATCCGACCGAGGCCGTGCAGGGGACCGTGCGGGCGCTGTGGGCCGCGAGCGAGGCGGGGCGCTCGCAGGGGGTCGCGCAGGCGCCCCACCTCATCGCACTCGGGAACGCGGCGGGCGAGCGGCAGGCCCGGTTGTATGGGGAGCGGTCGCGGGAGTACCGGTTGCGGGAGTAA
- a CDS encoding Zn-ribbon domain-containing OB-fold protein, translated as MLRPVPDTDGAPFWEYAAQGELRVQACAACGELRFPPRPCCPHCQSFESEWRAVSGRGRVWSYVVAHPPLLPDYAAQAPYNVVVVELDEAPRIRLVGNLVAGAGQPLGSFPRESLRIGARVRAVFHDGLPQWVPERP; from the coding sequence ATGCTGCGTCCCGTCCCCGACACCGACGGCGCCCCCTTCTGGGAGTACGCCGCCCAGGGCGAACTGCGCGTCCAGGCCTGCGCCGCGTGCGGAGAGCTCCGCTTCCCGCCCCGGCCCTGCTGCCCGCACTGCCAGTCCTTCGAGAGCGAGTGGCGTGCGGTGTCCGGCCGGGGCCGGGTCTGGTCGTACGTCGTCGCCCATCCGCCGCTGCTGCCCGACTACGCGGCGCAGGCGCCGTACAACGTGGTCGTCGTCGAGCTGGACGAGGCGCCGCGCATCCGGCTGGTGGGCAACCTGGTCGCCGGGGCCGGGCAGCCGCTCGGCTCCTTCCCGCGGGAGAGTCTGCGCATCGGCGCCCGGGTGCGGGCCGTCTTCCACGACGGCCTTCCCCAGTGGGTTCCGGAGCGGCCATGA
- a CDS encoding lipid-transfer protein has translation MAAGSGGLKDATALVGIGQTPFAKRLPEDERTLACRAVLAALDDAGIAPGEVDALASYTMEETDEVELAKACGFGDLTFFSKVGFGGGGSCATVAHLAAAITAGQASVGVAWRSRKRGSGPRPWTNTTVQLPTPAQWTRPYGLLRPADEIAMLTRRYLHEYGATRDHLFNVALACRNRANQNPAAIMYDRPLTREMYMTSRWISEPLCLFDNCLETDGALACVVVSAERARDCRRRPVYVHAAAQSLPAQHHGMVNYWNDDPLSGPAWSAARHLWKHSDLAPEDIDVAQIYDAFTPLVLLSLEGYGFCGRGEGGAFTEGGALETGGLLPLNTGGGGLSEAYVHGFNLINEGVRQLRGTSTAQVPGAAACLVTAGEGVPTSALLLRS, from the coding sequence ATGGCAGCAGGATCGGGAGGCCTCAAGGACGCCACCGCCCTGGTCGGCATAGGCCAGACACCCTTCGCCAAACGGCTCCCGGAGGACGAGCGCACCCTGGCCTGCCGTGCCGTCCTGGCCGCTCTCGACGACGCCGGGATCGCGCCCGGCGAGGTCGACGCCCTCGCCTCCTACACCATGGAGGAGACGGACGAGGTGGAGCTGGCCAAGGCCTGCGGCTTCGGCGACCTCACCTTCTTCAGCAAGGTCGGCTTCGGCGGCGGGGGTTCGTGCGCCACCGTCGCCCATCTCGCCGCCGCCATCACCGCCGGGCAGGCGAGCGTCGGGGTGGCCTGGCGGTCCCGCAAGCGGGGCAGTGGGCCACGGCCCTGGACCAACACGACCGTCCAGCTTCCGACCCCGGCCCAGTGGACCCGCCCGTACGGGCTGCTGAGGCCAGCCGACGAGATCGCGATGCTCACCCGCCGCTACCTGCACGAGTACGGCGCCACCCGCGACCACCTGTTCAACGTCGCCCTCGCCTGCCGCAACCGGGCCAACCAGAACCCCGCCGCGATCATGTACGACCGCCCGCTGACCCGCGAGATGTACATGACCTCCCGCTGGATCAGCGAGCCGCTCTGCCTGTTCGACAACTGCCTGGAGACGGACGGGGCGCTGGCGTGTGTGGTGGTCTCCGCCGAGCGCGCCCGCGACTGCCGGCGCAGGCCCGTCTACGTCCACGCCGCCGCCCAGTCGCTCCCCGCCCAGCACCACGGCATGGTCAACTACTGGAACGACGACCCCCTCTCCGGCCCCGCCTGGAGCGCCGCCCGGCACCTGTGGAAACACTCCGACCTGGCCCCCGAGGACATCGACGTCGCCCAGATCTACGACGCCTTCACGCCCCTGGTCCTGCTCTCCCTGGAGGGCTACGGCTTCTGCGGGCGCGGTGAGGGCGGGGCGTTCACCGAGGGCGGGGCACTGGAGACCGGCGGGCTGCTGCCGCTGAACACCGGCGGCGGCGGGCTGTCCGAGGCCTACGTGCACGGCTTCAACCTCATCAACGAGGGGGTCAGGCAGCTGCGCGGAACCAGTACCGCGCAGGTGCCGGGCGCCGCCGCCTGTCTGGTCACGGCGGGGGAAGGGGTCCCGACCTCCGCCCTGCTGCTGAGGAGTTGA
- a CDS encoding FadD3 family acyl-CoA ligase — protein sequence MRADTAWESVPDLVRTAAERYADVEAVVEGRTRVTYAELGARVERAAAACMATGVEPGDRVGIWAPNSLDWIVAALGAVSAGAVLVPLNTRFKGAEAADVLRRSGARLLFVTGTFLGTSYVASLRRAAGDGPGTGPLPGLPALKHAVVLSEDAPADFLTWKDFLAGGEGVGTADVRDRSAAVRGAWPSDIIFTSGTTGRPKGAVITHDQTLRAYDIWGGLAGLARGDRYLIVNPFFHTFGYKAGVIACLMRGATMIPQPVFGVNTVLANIAAERVSVLPGPPTLLQSLLDHPARDAHDLSALRLVVTGAAVVPLRLVERLRTELGVGTVLTAYGLSEASGIVTMCRRGDDPTVIASTSGRAVPGTELRVVDPEGRPLEPGLPGEVLVRGFNVMRGYYEDERATAEVLSPDGWLRTGDIGVLDAAGNLRITDRLKDMFIVGGFNAYPAEIEQLLGLHPDVADVAVIGVPDARLGEVGRAYVVRRPGALLTADDLIAWSRREMANYKVPRTVEFVAELPRNASGKVVKGALRDQVTG from the coding sequence GTGCGAGCGGATACGGCATGGGAAAGCGTTCCGGACCTGGTCAGGACGGCGGCCGAGCGCTACGCGGACGTCGAGGCGGTCGTCGAGGGCCGCACCCGCGTCACCTACGCGGAACTCGGCGCACGCGTGGAGCGCGCGGCGGCGGCCTGCATGGCGACCGGTGTCGAGCCGGGCGACCGGGTCGGCATCTGGGCCCCGAACTCCCTCGACTGGATCGTCGCGGCCCTGGGAGCGGTGTCGGCGGGCGCGGTGCTCGTGCCGCTGAACACCCGCTTCAAGGGCGCCGAGGCGGCGGACGTGCTGCGCCGCAGCGGCGCCCGGCTGCTGTTCGTGACGGGCACGTTCCTCGGCACGTCGTACGTGGCGTCCCTGCGCAGGGCGGCCGGGGACGGCCCCGGCACCGGCCCGCTGCCCGGCCTGCCCGCCCTGAAGCACGCGGTCGTCCTCTCGGAGGACGCCCCCGCCGACTTCCTGACCTGGAAGGACTTCCTGGCCGGCGGGGAGGGGGTCGGAACGGCGGACGTACGCGACAGGTCCGCGGCCGTACGGGGGGCCTGGCCCTCGGACATCATCTTCACCTCGGGCACGACGGGCCGCCCCAAGGGTGCGGTCATCACCCACGACCAGACGCTGCGCGCCTACGACATCTGGGGCGGCCTCGCGGGCCTCGCCCGGGGCGACCGCTACCTGATCGTCAACCCCTTCTTCCACACCTTCGGCTACAAGGCCGGGGTGATCGCCTGCCTCATGCGCGGCGCGACGATGATCCCCCAGCCGGTGTTCGGCGTGAACACGGTCCTGGCCAACATCGCCGCCGAGCGGGTCTCCGTACTCCCCGGCCCGCCGACCCTCCTCCAGTCCCTCCTGGACCACCCCGCACGCGACGCCCACGACCTCTCGGCCCTCCGCCTGGTCGTGACGGGAGCGGCGGTCGTGCCCCTGCGCCTGGTGGAGCGCCTGCGCACCGAACTCGGCGTCGGCACGGTCCTCACGGCCTACGGCCTCTCCGAGGCGAGCGGCATCGTCACCATGTGCCGGCGCGGCGACGACCCCACGGTCATCGCGTCCACGTCGGGCAGGGCCGTCCCCGGCACTGAACTACGGGTCGTGGACCCCGAGGGCCGGCCCCTGGAACCCGGCCTGCCGGGCGAGGTCCTGGTGCGCGGCTTCAACGTCATGCGCGGCTACTACGAGGACGAGCGGGCCACCGCCGAGGTGCTGTCGCCCGACGGCTGGCTGCGTACCGGCGACATCGGCGTCCTGGACGCCGCGGGCAACCTGCGCATCACCGACCGCCTCAAGGACATGTTCATCGTCGGCGGCTTCAACGCCTACCCCGCCGAGATAGAGCAGCTCCTGGGCCTGCACCCGGACGTGGCGGACGTGGCGGTGATCGGCGTACCCGACGCCCGGCTCGGGGAGGTCGGCCGGGCCTACGTCGTACGGCGACCCGGCGCCCTGCTGACCGCCGACGACCTGATCGCCTGGTCCCGCAGGGAGATGGCGAACTACAAGGTCCCGAGAACGGTGGAGTTCGTCGCGGAGCTGCCGCGCAACGCGAGCGGGAAGGTCGTGAAGGGCGCTCTGCGGGATCAGGTCACCGGCTGA
- a CDS encoding SMP-30/gluconolactonase/LRE family protein, whose amino-acid sequence MPGEQPHLYETLDERFRTGRCQAGDSRLEILYEGCRWAEGPVYVPAGRYLVWSDIPNDRLLRWDETTGSVGVFRSPAGYPNGSTLDAQGRLVTCEQGNRRVTRTEHDGSVTVIAERFRGKRLNSPNDAVVRSDGSVWFSDPEFGIATDYEGHRAESEIGARNVYRVDPASGEVRLVADGFEGPNGLVFSPDERRLYVSDSLANHIRVFDVHEDGTSLYGGEVFTTCAQGTFDNIRFDDQGRLWAAAMDGGVHCYDPDGTLLGRILVPGTVANVRFGGARRNRLFIAADTTLYSLMMSVTGTPAVPLSR is encoded by the coding sequence ATGCCCGGCGAGCAGCCCCATCTCTACGAGACCCTCGACGAGCGGTTCCGGACGGGGCGGTGTCAGGCGGGGGACTCGCGGCTGGAGATCCTCTACGAGGGGTGCCGGTGGGCCGAGGGGCCGGTGTACGTGCCGGCCGGGCGGTATCTCGTGTGGAGCGACATCCCCAACGACCGGCTGCTGCGCTGGGACGAGACCACCGGGTCCGTCGGGGTGTTCCGCTCCCCCGCCGGCTACCCGAACGGCAGCACCCTGGACGCCCAGGGGCGTCTCGTCACCTGCGAGCAGGGCAATCGGCGGGTGACCCGGACCGAGCACGACGGCTCGGTCACCGTGATCGCGGAGCGGTTCCGGGGCAAGCGGCTGAACAGCCCGAACGACGCCGTCGTGCGGTCGGACGGGTCGGTGTGGTTCTCCGACCCCGAGTTCGGGATCGCCACCGACTACGAGGGGCATCGCGCCGAGAGCGAGATCGGCGCCCGGAACGTCTACCGGGTCGACCCCGCGAGCGGCGAGGTGCGGCTGGTCGCCGACGGGTTCGAGGGGCCCAACGGGCTGGTCTTCTCGCCGGACGAGCGGCGGCTGTACGTGTCCGACAGCCTCGCCAATCACATCCGCGTCTTCGACGTGCACGAGGACGGGACCTCGCTCTACGGCGGCGAGGTCTTCACCACGTGCGCGCAGGGCACCTTCGACAACATCCGTTTCGACGACCAGGGTCGGCTCTGGGCCGCCGCCATGGACGGGGGCGTGCACTGCTACGACCCCGACGGCACGCTCCTGGGCCGCATCCTGGTGCCCGGCACCGTCGCCAACGTGCGGTTCGGCGGTGCCCGGCGCAACCGGCTCTTCATCGCCGCCGACACCACCCTGTACTCCCTGATGATGTCGGTCACCGGCACCCCGGCCGTGCCGCTCAGCCGGTGA